CTTTGCTTTGTCCTTTATATTGAACGAGATTACCATAACACAACCGGACGGAAGTGTCAAGTCGTGCGGCATCATTTTGGCACATCGCACAAACAAACAATTCATTATGCGCCGGATTTTCGCAAAATTTCCGGTGCTTTGCCGGGAAACACGCGGGTTTACACCGAAAATGCGGGGGAACCCCAAAAGCCGCAAACCGCGCCCCGTGCATCCCGGCCGCGCGGGCCGAAACACGGTCTTGCACGACTAAGTACAATATATTAAACATCGCGCTGATATTCCAAAAAGTAACATAACACCGAGCACGGGCCAGCGCCCACGCTGCAATAGCGGTGCTCCTGGCTGGACTCAAAACGGAAGATTTCGCCGCTCTGGATGACATGGCTGCCGCTTTCCAGTTCCAGACGCAGCGTGCCGGACTGGACGGCCAGGTATTCGCGCGTGCGTTCGCCGTGGCTGCCCGCCGGATAGACGCCACCCGGCGCCAGTTCGATGTGGTAGATCTCCACCCGGTGGTTCTCCTGGAAGGGGAAGCAGGTGCGCACGGTGTATTGTCCGGGCACTTCCTTGGTCGGGGCAGTGTCCGCGATGCGGATGAGGATGGTGTCCTGCGG
The window above is part of the Intestinibacillus sp. Marseille-P6563 genome. Proteins encoded here:
- a CDS encoding helix-turn-helix domain-containing protein; the encoded protein is MDYLSHNIALNLNRIRRAKGMSLDLVAEQTGVSKSMLAQIEKGSANPSIGILGRIISGLRIDLNDLTGPPPQDTILIRIADTAPTKEVPGQYTVRTCFPFQENHRVEIYHIELAPGGVYPAGSHGERTREYLAVQSGTLRLELESGSHVIQSGEIFRFESSQEHRYCSVGAGPCSVLCYFLEYQRDV